From the genome of Desulfomonile tiedjei:
CCAGACCAGGCCACTCTCAACCTAAGGCCGACGGCTTAATGAAGCCACGAGCGCGGGGCGAACATGGCCAATCGTCAGCGAGCACAACGGACTGTAGGCCCACCAAGGGACCACGCAGGTAAAACTTTCACCTACCGCTGACACCCAACAACTCAAGCCCCAGGAGTCTTTGCTCTTATGCATAACCCCAACGCCCAAAAAAATCCGCGTGACCCGCCGCGTCATGCAATCCCCCGAACCCCCAACCCCGCAACCCCTCGGTGTACCCGAGCAGGGGTATTTTCAGGTAAAGGCCGGAATCCAGGCTCTTCAGTCACACGTTCTGCTCGAGGACTCCTGGACCCCGGCCTTCGCCGGGGTGACGGAGTGCCTCTCGTGGCTGTCAGCCCTCCAGCCTATCCTATGGTGGAACGGACATTATTTTTGGCAATGGGTATATGAGTCATCTCGGCCAGTATTCCGGAGGAATCCCGCGGAACGCGGGAATAGTAGGCCGGCTATTTAATGCTGGTTAATGGGGAAATGAAAAGATTTTTCAGTCCCGTAGGGACGGCTGAACGTCCATTGACAGAACCTTACCCATAGATCGTTCCTTCGGGACGAACGGGATGCGGAAATGAAGTTAGCGCCTATGAAGGGGCTAGCCATAATAGATAGGTGGGCCGGGTTTTTCGAGGTCTTCCCAGATTATGCCGAATTTCTCTTTGAACATAGGTCCCAGTCGGTCGAAGAGCCTCTTCCAGTGGCTCTCTCCCCGTTCCAGGTCCTCTAAGATTTCCGCAACAAGCTCCCGCAAGGTCGGCAACTCCTCCTTGGGAAGGAAAGACACCGCACCCAGCTTCAAAGAACGATTGACACTCTCAACATTGACTGCCCTGGCCGTGAGCATTGCAGCAGGCATTTTTCGGTCGCGGCAAGATTTGAGGAGATCGAATCCGTTCACTCCCATGATGTCCAGGATGACCAAGTCAAATCTTTGCGAATCTATGAGGCGCTGGGCTCGGTCAAAGGTGTCGGCAGTCATTACCTCTATTCCGG
Proteins encoded in this window:
- a CDS encoding response regulator, which encodes MINESVLKGKRILAVDDEPDVLEVIKEQLSGIEVMTADTFDRAQRLIDSQRFDLVILDIMGVNGFDLLKSCRDRKMPAAMLTARAVNVESVNRSLKLGAVSFLPKEELPTLRELVAEILEDLERGESHWKRLFDRLGPMFKEKFGIIWEDLEKPGPPIYYG